The segment ACCAGATAATGCCCAAAAAGGACccagtcaaaattgtgagatggTAAGAGTTTCACAATATATGGAGTCAGTGTTATTGATATGCACTACTGTAACGCAGTACTAAAGGATTAGCTAATTTGACTTCAGATgtgtgatattttgtttatgtttCCAGTCATGAGCATATTGAGATTCTTACGGTAAATGGAGAGCTGCTCTTCTTCAGACAAAGAGAGGGGCCTTTCTATCCCACCCTCAGACTTCTACACAAATGTAAGACGGCTTTAATTTTAGTAGAAAGATGCTTTCTCTGCAGAAAAGATTTTCTCGGATGACAGAAGATTTCTCATATTACGCAACTTACACTTACAATTCGCTTGGTCAGACTAATGCTTGATATTCACGTGTCTGTTCTCCAGATCCCTTCATCCTGCCACACCAGCAAGTAGATAAAGGAGCCATCAAATTTGTTCTGAGTGGAGCCAATATCATGTGCCCAGGCCTTACATCACCAGGAGCCAAACTCTACCCTGCTGACACAGACACAGTAGTTGTATCTTTCCAACtgttgtattcattttttgtttctGAAATATTTTCTGCAATTGAAGAATAAATCCTATTGATTTATtctaaaggaatagttcacttaaaaataaaaataaatttttttactCGCCCTTAGAATCTTCACTCCAATTACAAAAGGACATAAAAAGCACCATACAACTCCttagatataaaaaaaaaaaataaataaaaaatttggtCTGTTCATCACACAAAGGAATCGTATGACTTAAGAAGAAActggactacttttatggtaTATTTGTCCATTTGAAATGTATTAGGTAAAATACAGAAACAGAatacctattttcaattttagtttaagttttagtttgtgttttgattcattttttatatttctatttagctttttCATAATTTACTTTCATTTCAGTATTAGCTTTAATAATTCTAGTACTTTAAATTGAATGTATTAATTTCAGGTAGTTTTCAAggcaacattttgtttttcaactaatatttttatttaatttcgaCTTTCAGTTACtgaaaacaataacaacactgctgtaaatatttatttttgagtgaactattcaTGTCATAGATTTGATTGGTGTGTGCATAGCAGGGGTTGTTGTCCTTAAGTATTTGTTTTCAGGCCATAATGGCAGAAGGGAAGCAGCATGCACTCTGTGTGGGAGTCATGAAGATGTCTGCAGATGACATGTAAGTGTAATTTGCATTCTGAATtcccattaaagggttagttcacccaaaaatgaaatttctgtcagtaattatccacaagaccttcgttcatcttcggaacacaaattaagatatttttgatgaaatcagagaaaTCCGTAGGACAATGACAGGGTagagaggaaattgttgaataaagtcattatttttttgtttttgcgcacaaaaagtattatcttcgcttcataacattaaggttgaagcactgtagtcacattgactattttaacaatgtctttactacttttctggatcttaaatgtggtaatttcgttgctttctatgggagattaaaaaaacctgatgaacgaaggtcttgccgGTTTGAAAGGACATGAGGGtgcttaatgacagaaatgtcatttttggctgaactaacactttaaattttaaaatgcagaACCACACATGCATGTCTACGAAAacaaaatgctattttttttttttttttttttttaagatctgCACAGACATTCTAAAATGTTGAAATCTTTAGTTCCTCTATCCTCTACATCAttgtttctcaactggtgggcCGCAACCCAAAAGGGGGGTCACAATACTGTTTTGAGTGGGTTGTGGAGTGTGTAGacaaagaaacaacaacaaacttaATTCTAAACCCCGGTTTCACGAACAAGGTTTAagcctagtcctagactaaaatgcatgttttaactgaaagcagctTTCACTGACTTATCTTaaatattagggctgggtattgacacaattttcacgatttgATTCCATTTCTATTCGCATGCTTGCGATTCGATTTGATtcaatattgattattttggatgtagtatatcagttacagtacatggcaaattttctagaggaaaaaaatctctcaactaatgctgtaaactacacatgggagtcagttggtactactttactataatattgaaggttaaaattaacttatacaaacacttaaattacatgtttatgttttaaattacattaatgtttttataataaatagttTAGAATtgcataatcatatttctactccaattcattttttgaaatataaacatttaaattgtggctgtcataactgatttattcaaacatgcattaaatattgaagaacattaaaaattataatgaatatgtaactgtgcatagctatatttatcagattgttgctttctagagttcacttttctaggtgactgagtttatggtcactgaatatagtttttctgaggtaaatgtgacgttacgtgacattgtttacaagctgttttattgacgtctttccgaagttgaaacactgattgaggtATTGcgcgagacatgatacggatttcggtaagttgtactgtatattttaaaggtgccctagaataaaaaattgaatttatcttggcaagagttcagtacatggaaatgacatacagtgagtctcaaactccattgtttcctcctccttatataaatctcatttgtttaaaagacctctgaagaacaggcaaatctcaacataacatttATGTTACgtaatgttacgtaacagtcgggatcattaatatgtacgcccccaatatttgcatatgccagctcatgttcaaggcattagacaagagcAGGACATCTGAATGTGCACAactgaataatcagactaggtaaacaagcaaggacaacagcgaaaaatggcagatggagcgataataactggtatgatccatgattacgtgatatttttagtgatatttgtaaattgtctttctaaatgtttcgttagtatgttgctaatgtggttaaagttaccatcgtttcttactgtatccacggagacaagactgtcgttattttcattttttaaacacttgcagtctgtataattcataaacacaacttcattctttataaatctctccaacagtgtgtaatgttagctttagcaacggagcatagcctcaaactcattcagaatcaaatgtaaacatccaaataaatactgtacttacgcgatcagacatgttgcatgacgaacactttgtaaagatccattttgagggttatattagctgtgtgaaatttgtttatgcactgtttaaggcaagcgcgagctccgtgggcggggagcgtgagcatttaaaggggccgcagcctaaatcggctcatatttaatgatgccccaaaataggcagttaaaaaaattcataaaaaaaaatctatggggtattttgagctgaaacttcacagacacattcaggggacaccttagatttatattacatctattaaaaagacattctacggcacctttaacataccttcagatgtttagtcatgtttatttcgcgctgcaAAATAAACATGACCCCCCCAtctacatttcctgccggtactgAGCCTTCGGGTTATAAGTGGGACTCTCTAACCACAACTGCCCTATAATACTGTTTATTCATCAGTGTTAGTGTGTGGTGTGGCAATCATTTTTGAGAAACAAGTTTGCTTGGTTCAAATGACAAACTTTGGGTTGCGGCTTAATGACCATGGAAAAATGTgggtcccatggccaaaccagttGAAAACCACTGATCTAGATTGCTGTGTAAATACAGCATGTATAAAAGAAGAAAACAATACATGAAATTCATGTAAATCTGTCAGCATCAGTTTAAACCTGACTCTACAGTTTATTGGTTACGGAACACTAAATGATTTTCTTGTCTCACTTCACTAAACAGAGAGAAAGTAAACAAGGGAATTGGAATCGAGAACGTTCACTATCTGAATGATGGACTGTGGCACATGAAGACGTATAAGTAATGACAGACATGAGGATGTGGTGGAACTGTTTGGACCCCTTGTCACCAGGCTGCTACTGTTTACATGAATGGACTCAACTGTCTACCATACCGAAAGCTTTGAAAACAACCCCATTTTAATGCACGAATAAAACCCGCATTCAAGTCATTCCAAACTGAAATGGTCTGTTGCTACAGTGAGAGCTCGATTGTGTCATGGCAGCTTAAAACCTATTTAaagaatatttgtatttatacttCTCACTTGCCCAAGACAGATAAATGTTGGTATTTGATGGACCAAAAATGCGTTACACATCATCTAAATCAACATGACACTATATACTATGCATCATATACAGTTTGATTCAAGACCTATTTGTGGTTTTATAGTTTGGACCCATGTCTTTTTGTACTAAAGGCAGGAAACGGACATCTATGCCAATGAAACTCAAAATCCCATGAGTGGCTGATGTTTCttttaaaaagcacaaatgcCTCTGTTGCACTACATCCAcatcatatttatgaaaattTAAACCACTAAAGCTGACTGGATAAATTTACTCAAGTGGCAGGGGTTTGACTGCTGTTACAGAAAGTGTGAATACAAACAAACAGCTTGTGGAAGACACACAAATCTCCATATGTAATGGAATTGAAATGAAAGCCTTTAAACCTGGATGGATCTAAAAGGAAATTCAAATTCAGTTGAATGTATTTAGACAAAAATTGAAACAAAGTCTCACTTTTCTACTGAAAAAGAAGACAACTTGAAGAACAGGGATGATGAGTGAATGTAGCATCATGCTGAAATATATGCTAAGCAATATGAAATGGTTTATAATGTAGTGGGAATATATATGAGAGAATTGCTGATGTACAATCATACCATActctaatttaattttaaatttagtgTTTCTACCATTGAATCAACAGTTCTCACAGGGATAAGCCAAGACTgcaaagatgaaaaaaaatttagaaaaaCTAAGTACAGTGTTTACATTGTACCATAAACATTTGCCTTTTGGAAAAATTGCTGATCTTGGGGTATTTGGTATTGATACGTTATAGCAGTGCTGTGTAGTGCAAACACCTGCTGTTTTGCAGGGGATTTAATAAACTGAGTGACATATCAGATGCAATAATTGATCTGACAATGGATGACAATCAGAAAACCACTGAATTGAGGATAAATCACTTACTGATACTCCTGGTCTCTTTCACACCACACTGTCAAATGCAGATATACAGGAagaaattgaaaaatgtattacacTGTCAGTtcctgaataataataataatttgttacttttatatagcgcttttctcaGCATTCAAAGTGCTTTAATATGCTGGATCAGGTGTATTTAATTAGGACACTGGCCATCCAGGAGTTTAACACTCCTGATTAAAGGATGAAAAACAGGAAAATGTTGAATATCACGAAAAAACTGAAGAGGTGTTGGAGCCATAACGGTGTGAACAAGCGCATATGATGCGGTTGCACTTCGGGTGACCAAAAAAAAGCccaaaaatacaactttattaaagaacaacaacaaaaaacctgAAAAGATAAATTATGagattgaataataaaaatcacagtATGGAAAACAGCAAAAAGAGATGAGGAGGATATAgagaacagaaaaacaaaagacCGGAAAACGATCAAAAGTGAGCAAAATGTGCTGTGAAACGAGAAAACGTTAATAAAGATTGActaaaaagaaaagagagaaaaataaaaggCTGAAAATGACAGCATAGGAAATCAAGAGAGAATGGGAGGATGATGAAAAGAGATAAGAAGTGAAAgaggaaagaaaaacaaaacgctaggaaaaatatataattgacTGCTGATCAGCCCATAGCTGtttctaattttcattaaaTCACTGTCACACATTTGATGCTTATTCAGGCGTTTAATGTGGGAACAACTGCCCTTAACATCAAACCTAACCAAGACACCATTTCTGAAACAGGACAGCTCTTTCACAGTGTCAAAAATGACTCCAAAAcatcattttcttcattttttattaaataattccaACTTACCAATAGTGTTGCAATCTGTTTTAAGATCAAACATTCATGTAATGatgatttaatgttttatggGTGTATTCATTTATACACTGCACTGCTGATAGCACTCTATTTGTAAACTGTACTATTCCTTAAAGCAGATGAGAATCAGCATCCTGATGTTTACTAAGTAAAAAGTATCGAAGTGTACGATGAAGTAAACCAGTGTGTGATGAAGTACATCTGAATTATAGAAACAATATTTTGATATGTAAATAGACAATTTTCTATGAAAAAGTAATTTCACAAACTCAAGCGTATTTGGATTACACTTTTAAACCACGTTTAACTGACTTCATTGCCACTTGCTATAGCCTTTCCCTCTGATATTTTATATCCAAAATACTGtacttcattttaaaaatcaccAAAAGTTTCTTCATTTTCATTCCTACCAGTGCCCCATTGTTAGGTcccagaaaagaaagaaaaaattaaaaaataatttaaacacaGTTGGATAAACGCACAGTTATCATCAAATAGATCacattttgcattttcttttaTATAATTAACTGATTTTCTTTTGAATTGTTAGAAGTTGTAGAAGTCAGTACCATTCATAAAACAGCAGGGACTTTCAATTTGGCATCACAGTGCATATCTGATCCATATATGTGCCATTCATAAATCTagcaaattttcatttaaaatactatCAAGTGCACAAAATTTTCCAATATTGGCCCTCATGTTTAAATCATGTTCATATGCAAACCATTCATCTTTTGCTTTTACCAGAAAACCCCTCAACTTACACACCAGCACCAACCTTCAGTGCAcacaaacagaaataaagtacaCGTTATTACACATCACAGATAATTCAGCCCTGCACCCAGTTATCATCAATATTTCAGTTCTGTGTCACAGTAACAGTTCAAATACAGAAACGTCAATCAGTCATTATCAGAGTCTTTAGGAGGCAGAAATGTCAAGGAATCATGAAAGTCGTGTCCATACGGCCGGAGTCTGTAGACGCCATACATCAAGACCTGCATCTGGCTCGGAGACATGCCACCGAAAGTGATGGCCATGTCAGGGCAACAGGCCTCCACGACCTCGGCTGGGTTTTGGCCCATGCTGTCGGAAATCATGGAGCTGACGCTCTTCTTGTTAAAAAGCCCTTTGCCTTGCGCATCCTCTCCATTTTCAGCGAACACCCCGCTGTACTTCAGACAGGTGGCGAGCTGCTTTTCTTCAGGCATCTTCCACAAGGCATTTCCTCGCTCTGGGCATTTGTCCTCATCTTTGAATATCTCTATCAGCCTTCTCACTGCTTCGTAGCTCAGCACAATCCCGCTGTCGTACTCCACATAATCCAGCTCTCCGGACTTTTCCGTGTGGCCGATGTAAAACGGCTGGCTTGAATCTTTATCCAATACCAAATACTTAAGGTTCTCTATAATTGCAAACGTGGTGGGCCGAGCCAAGAAGAACCAGCGCAGGTCTCCGGCATTCTCGAAGGCGTGTTTGATGGCTTTGCGCATCCTAGCCCACTCATCCTGCTCCTGTAGATCAAACGCCTCTAGAGCTTTGGAAGATTCGGATGTGTAGAACACAGATTTGTCGCAGTGTTTGCTCCAAGTGTCGTTGGCTGTGGCCCAGTGGACAAGGAGCTTGGGAGTGACCATGATGAGACAGTACACTCGAACCTGCTGGGTGAGAGCAGACATCTGACCCTCTGATAACTTTTGTAGTTCTTCTTTGCTGAGAGGTTTCAGATGATGGTGGAGATGCAGGTGACCTTCTGAGTGGGTTCCTGGATTAAAGGTCTCAAAGTAAGTCATCACCAGGCAGAATAAACCCCCTAGGGCCATTCCTTTCATAAACGAACTGCCCTCAGACATCATGCTGGAATGTAACCctgtaataaattaaaacatgaataaaGATATGATCAGATAGGCAGTTTGTGCTATACATATGTTCAGCAATAACGATattaactctctctctctctctagagagagagagagagagagagagagagagtatatGATGATATATACGTTGTATGTTGAGAGATAACTTCAGTTTTGTTTCTGGTGACAATACAAAGCTATTTTCACAAAGCAGCTAGTCAAGCAGTCAAGTTTACTGAATACTGTTTACTCAAGAAGCAAACTTTAAAAACAACCAACTACATCTAACTACAATAACCCATTAAACGCTTAACCAAAACTACACATTCTAATAATTAATTAGTTATAGTCTGATACCTTTCACGAACGCAGAATATTGCTCACATTAGACGTTACACCGTCACATTCAGTTCCGCACACACAACcggaaaacaacaaaaatgtagTATCTGTTCTGGAGTCAGTTTTACCTGTGCTCCATCAAATTAATTTGCATTAAAAGCTGGTTGCAGTCCAGCGCTTACTGCCTCAGTTAGAACACGGATGTTTAAGCGGATGTTTAATCCGAGTGATAGGCACTGTGGGAAATGTTGTTCATTTGTGCTGTCTCACTGAGAAGGACACGGTGATAAAAACTACAAACGTTGGTTTCCTGTATGTAGACAAGGGCGGAAATGATTTGTGTGCTTTAAAAGTTTTTACAGAATATATAGGCTAACCACTTTTATGTTAATACACGATCCCCcggcatatcttaaaatattcagagagagagagaaaaaaagcaaGAATCAAGCAAATAACTAAACGCTTCACGTTTGTTTCAAGTAACTCacttaaagggattgttcacccaaaaattaaaattctgtcatttattactcaccctcatgacgttccacacccgtaaaacctttgttaatctgcagaacgcaaattaagatatttttgataaaattcgatggttcagtgaggcctccatagccatgattcgacacagaagaatcataatactccgaagcttcctgaagcagtgttttgaaattggccatcactatataagtcgttattttgtttctgcagcaccaaaaatatttttgtcgctttagaatattaatattgaaccactgtactcacatgaactgatttaaatatgtttttagtacattaatggatcttgagagaggaaatgtcattgctggctatccaggcctcactgagccatcagatttcaacaaaaatatcttaatttgtgttccgaagattaacgaaggtcttacggatgtggaacggcatgagggtgagtaataaatgacattattttcatttttgggtgaactaaccctttaaaatatgaatgaataaatgattaattattaaataaattgacATGTCTTAAACTTATTTACTTAATGTTTACATTATTTACAGtgtaaataatgcattaattgCTTACAATTGCTAACTGAATTACATACAATTACAAATACTTGTAATGTAGTGAGAACGATTTcttcaaataaaatgaaaattgctaATGCATGTGGAGCCCCAAGAAAATGACAGCCATGACATCACGATATTTAActaatatttatttctttataagTCTTGTGGCTCATTTTAAAAGATCATGAATGGAGAAAGACGCTTTGATGAAGCAGATGGTGCAGTTGCAGAATCCACCAGCAGAGGCCAGGCCGAGGGGTCAAGAAGATTTGGCTGGTTAGCATGGCTCTGTTAGCCCCTGATAGCAGATGTCATTAGTATCTACACCATCTGGTTACAAAAAGCATCTTTCTCCACTGACAGTCATTGAAATGAGCCTTGTATTctgacaacatttttatttattttttaccttgGTTTGAAGGCTTGTGTATTCTGGCACAAATCTGCCACTTACTTGTTAATGTTGGTCAGTTCTTGTATTTTCCTTGTGTTGTCTCTTTAAATCCGTCACCTCTTCTCACTTTTTATAAAGACAGagtctttctctctcacttcACTTCACTCTCTCACTCATGCTGATTaatatctttcttttttattgaaataatcTTTGCTATAGCTCTTATTTCCCGCCTAAGGTCTCTGATAAACTGGCTGAACTCCATCTTTCATGAGATGagcattttacatatttacgaGATTACACAAGCAAGACACAGGCTTTACTTTCTGTGCAATATCAGAAGAGATAAATTACTCATGCGATCATCACTGGTGCATAAACAATtgaataaagtattttttgtttCTCACCTGCCATCTCATTTGCTGAATACTCCAAAAATGATTTAGAgtacaagaaagaaagaaagaaagaaagaaagaaagaaagaaagaaagaaagaaagaaagaacactAGGTAGTGTGCTATTAATAAGTCAAAAtaggttttattttttctttgcaGGGCATGGAGAAAAACtaatgcctgagttacaacaacttcctgttttgcggctttaatcgcatacataagcACTTATCCAAGatttgcatgatttaacatgtttctagcatgtttggtactatgtggcatattgaaatgtgtttctgggagtgaattatagtgcaaaacatgtcattttctgttgccagcaggtggcgctatgactaattgaatattggcatgaagatgtcttcaggccaggactcgtATCACAGAcattggctgcgtccgaaaacctaggtagctgtcttgctgcctcgctgtcttataagagaatgacttgtacggcagcgtttgtgcatgaaggcacctcatgaaattgatttcggacagacttctgaggcagcgtaacagtttaatgatctacagcaatatagcgcgagctttggtgagaactaaacaaatatttaattatcacAGTAGttatttctcgatagaaatgatatcaaaattgaaatatgttggtcaaaatcgtatatttatacacaaaatgagcaaaacgcaactttcggacgccatctttatttttctagctcaactgtcacagaatggaaagcacaggattgtgggatatcaaaggcagctaaggatacatccatgcttccttcaaaaatcgatctgaggaaggtatctcagcaaacaggaagtgaagctaacattggattctgACTTGCCTTGATACCTtatactaccttgaaatgtgaactcagaaggcagcattttccagtttttggACGCAgccattgtatgcctgagttacaacagcttcctcgttcatggtgaaacatcagactttatcaggccgccacagacacaccgttcaacgaaaactcaagatcttcgcaattcAGCATCGctaaggcctttagattagactgaccaaatatgatgttgatctgattaaagctctatgaggagttaatcacagtgtaaaacatgtaatttcctgttgcccgcaggtggcgctatgactgtaactgaatattgccatgtaaatgtcttcaggtcaggactctaataaaacatgtgaagtttggagcagatcggacattgaatgcccgagttacaacaacttcctgtttcatggcaaaacatcaaactt is part of the Megalobrama amblycephala isolate DHTTF-2021 linkage group LG23, ASM1881202v1, whole genome shotgun sequence genome and harbors:
- the c1galt1c1 gene encoding C1GALT1-specific chaperone 1; the protein is MMSEGSSFMKGMALGGLFCLVMTYFETFNPGTHSEGHLHLHHHLKPLSKEELQKLSEGQMSALTQQVRVYCLIMVTPKLLVHWATANDTWSKHCDKSVFYTSESSKALEAFDLQEQDEWARMRKAIKHAFENAGDLRWFFLARPTTFAIIENLKYLVLDKDSSQPFYIGHTEKSGELDYVEYDSGIVLSYEAVRRLIEIFKDEDKCPERGNALWKMPEEKQLATCLKYSGVFAENGEDAQGKGLFNKKSVSSMISDSMGQNPAEVVEACCPDMAITFGGMSPSQMQVLMYGVYRLRPYGHDFHDSLTFLPPKDSDND
- the mcts1 gene encoding malignant T-cell-amplified sequence 1, giving the protein MFKKFDEKENVSNCIQLKTSVIKGIKNQLLDQFPNIDDWLNQIMPKKDPVKIVRCHEHIEILTVNGELLFFRQREGPFYPTLRLLHKYPFILPHQQVDKGAIKFVLSGANIMCPGLTSPGAKLYPADTDTVVAIMAEGKQHALCVGVMKMSADDIEKVNKGIGIENVHYLNDGLWHMKTYK